In Streptomyces sp. NBC_00414, a single window of DNA contains:
- a CDS encoding cytochrome P450, producing the protein MSTAQQAPDILSPEFAADPYPAYAAMREKNPLIWHEATQSYIISRYDDVERVFKDKKSEFTTGNYDWQLEPVHGKTILQLSGREHAVRRALVAPAFRGSDLQEKFLPVIERNSLALIDAFRDTGSADIVSDYATRFPVNVIADMLGLDKADHARFHGWYTAVIAFLGNLSGDAEVTAAGERTRREFAEYMIPIIRDRRDNLGDDLLSTLCAAEVDGVRMSDEDIKAFCSLLLAAGGETTDKAIASILANLLMNPEQLAAVHEDRSLIPAAFAETLRYTPPVHMIMRQSATEVEVSGGTIPQGATVTCLIGAANRDERRYANPDRFDIFRDDLTTTSAFSAAADHLAFALGRHFCVGALLAKAEVETGVNQLLDAMPDLRLADGFDPVEQGVFTRGPQSLPVRFTPVGA; encoded by the coding sequence GTGTCCACTGCCCAGCAGGCGCCCGACATCCTCTCTCCCGAGTTCGCCGCGGATCCCTACCCCGCGTACGCGGCGATGCGAGAGAAAAATCCCCTGATCTGGCACGAGGCCACCCAGAGTTACATCATCTCCCGTTACGACGACGTCGAACGTGTCTTCAAGGACAAGAAGTCCGAGTTCACGACCGGCAACTACGACTGGCAGCTGGAGCCGGTCCACGGCAAGACGATCCTCCAGCTGAGCGGCCGTGAGCACGCGGTGCGACGCGCACTCGTCGCCCCCGCCTTCCGCGGCAGCGACCTGCAGGAGAAGTTCCTGCCGGTCATCGAGCGCAACTCGCTCGCCCTCATAGACGCCTTCCGGGACACCGGTTCGGCCGACATCGTCAGCGACTACGCGACCCGCTTCCCGGTCAACGTCATCGCGGACATGCTGGGCCTGGACAAGGCCGACCACGCCCGCTTCCACGGCTGGTACACCGCCGTCATCGCCTTCCTCGGCAACCTCTCCGGTGACGCCGAGGTGACCGCCGCGGGCGAGCGCACCCGCAGGGAGTTCGCCGAGTACATGATCCCGATCATCCGGGACCGGCGCGACAACCTGGGCGACGACCTGCTGTCCACGCTCTGTGCCGCCGAGGTCGACGGTGTCCGGATGAGCGACGAGGACATCAAGGCGTTCTGCAGCCTGCTGCTCGCCGCGGGCGGGGAGACCACCGACAAGGCGATCGCCAGCATCCTCGCCAACCTGCTGATGAACCCGGAGCAGTTGGCGGCGGTCCACGAGGACCGGAGCCTGATCCCGGCGGCCTTCGCCGAGACGCTGCGCTACACCCCTCCGGTCCACATGATCATGCGGCAGTCGGCCACCGAGGTCGAGGTGTCCGGCGGCACCATCCCGCAGGGAGCCACGGTGACGTGCCTCATCGGAGCCGCCAACCGGGACGAGCGCCGCTACGCCAACCCCGACCGGTTCGACATATTCCGGGACGACCTCACCACGACCTCCGCGTTCTCCGCGGCGGCCGACCACCTGGCCTTCGCGCTGGGTCGGCACTTCTGTGTCGGCGCGCTGCTTGCCAAGGCGGAGGTCGAAACCGGCGTGAACCAACTGCTCGACGCCATGCCCGACCTGCGCCTCGCCGACGGCTTCGACCCGGTGGAGCAGGGCGTCTTCACCCGAGGCCCCCAGTCGCTCCCGGTGCGCTTCACCCCGGTCGGCGCCTGA
- a CDS encoding GTP-binding protein: MGSATSELPAQRTPLADAAETGLKIVVVGGFGAGKTTLVRSVSEIRPLNTEEVMTQAGQGVDETAGVERKTTTTVAFDFGRISLNQRMVLYLFGAPGQERFWFLWDRLFSGTLGAIVLVDTRRMEDSWYAIDRLEHHKTPFVVAVNRFDDDEQRFSLDEIRQALALGDHVPMVDCDARVRSSGKEVLITLVDHLYALALSQEGTS; the protein is encoded by the coding sequence ATGGGCTCCGCAACCTCTGAGCTGCCCGCCCAGCGCACGCCGCTGGCCGATGCCGCCGAGACCGGACTGAAGATCGTCGTGGTGGGCGGTTTCGGCGCCGGCAAGACCACCCTGGTCCGCTCGGTCAGCGAGATACGCCCGCTGAACACCGAAGAGGTGATGACCCAGGCGGGGCAGGGCGTCGACGAGACGGCAGGCGTGGAGCGCAAGACCACGACGACCGTCGCCTTCGACTTCGGCCGTATCAGCCTCAACCAGCGCATGGTGCTCTACCTGTTCGGCGCACCGGGCCAGGAGCGCTTCTGGTTCCTGTGGGACCGGCTGTTCTCCGGCACCCTGGGCGCGATCGTCCTCGTCGACACCCGGCGCATGGAGGACTCCTGGTACGCGATCGACCGGCTCGAACACCACAAGACGCCGTTCGTGGTGGCCGTCAATCGTTTCGACGACGACGAGCAGCGGTTCTCGCTCGACGAGATCCGGCAGGCACTCGCGCTGGGCGACCATGTGCCCATGGTCGACTGCGACGCGCGGGTCAGGTCGTCGGGCAAGGAAGTGCTGATCACTCTCGTGGACCACCTCTACGCATTGGCCCTGTCCCAGGAGGGGACGTCGTGA
- a CDS encoding VOC family protein, with amino-acid sequence MRRVALVTLVVDDYDEAIRFYTEALGFRLAEDTPRPDGSRWVVVEPDTGMSGTGLLLARARNEAQRARVGDQTGGRVGFFLHTDDFSRDHARMLAAGVTFLEEPRHEAYGSVVVLQDLYGNRWDLLQPAVPDGADR; translated from the coding sequence ATGCGACGCGTTGCCCTGGTCACCCTCGTCGTCGACGACTACGACGAGGCGATCCGCTTCTACACCGAGGCGCTCGGCTTCCGGCTCGCCGAGGACACCCCGCGTCCCGACGGGTCCCGCTGGGTCGTCGTGGAGCCGGACACCGGCATGTCCGGCACCGGACTCCTGCTGGCCCGCGCCAGGAACGAGGCGCAGCGCGCCCGCGTCGGTGACCAGACCGGCGGCCGGGTCGGCTTCTTCCTGCACACCGACGACTTCTCCCGCGACCACGCACGCATGCTCGCCGCGGGCGTGACCTTCCTGGAGGAACCGCGGCACGAGGCGTACGGCTCGGTCGTCGTCCTCCAGGACCTGTACGGGAACAGGTGGGACCTGCTGCAGCCCGCCGTCCCCGACGGGGCCGACCGGTAG
- a CDS encoding ATP-binding protein, with translation MPVPARPRQRRSAQKTGSTPVVFPAVLVVTAAGAGAAVGLAPEGARPWVAGTAIAAWCCIAAVVAFTSARLRKAHRQTLSRSGELEMTKNNWSQHGAETDQLVNVTLPAVAEQLKNGVGPDEVLSGLRTPSDPYLRRMLHVFTTEVAQSVRRTADAQSDLDMMRRELAKGTQELERLTNDTLPAAVSLLREGSSADTVLAKLDWPTNPLLRSPAESFIRELAYSERRSAAAQAASAKALSRVQAKTVGMLADLRDMQDRHAGEIFGDLLRLDHGTSQLGLMTDRLALLMGGRSSRVWNKPIVMESILRGSVGRIAAYRRVRLHNSSKASIAGFAAEGVMHLLAELMDNAANFSPPIDEVHVYVEERSAGLVITIEDSGLKMSDASMRRAEESVSGKVTDLASLQGTRLGLSVVGRLAAKHGISVNYRPSSRGGTGVVVLLPPQLVAQQREPVAAERVRPAAEIPAAAPAPTAEETFPVRTPRATAPVDEAPPADIPRRRTAATPGGLPVRAPGRTMAEAERGRPKTTSEPSRAEPDADGPARDAGSRFGAFHRGRHAAGNTGDLPAAPGEDAGPDTGPGTDG, from the coding sequence ATGCCAGTGCCTGCTCGCCCCCGTCAGCGCCGATCTGCGCAGAAGACGGGTTCCACTCCGGTCGTGTTCCCCGCGGTCCTGGTCGTCACGGCCGCGGGTGCCGGAGCCGCCGTCGGCCTCGCGCCCGAGGGAGCCCGCCCGTGGGTGGCGGGCACGGCGATAGCCGCCTGGTGCTGCATAGCGGCCGTCGTCGCCTTCACCTCCGCCCGGTTGCGCAAGGCCCACCGCCAGACGCTGTCACGGTCCGGCGAACTGGAGATGACGAAGAACAACTGGAGCCAACACGGCGCCGAGACGGACCAGTTGGTCAATGTGACCCTGCCGGCGGTGGCCGAGCAGCTGAAGAACGGCGTAGGCCCCGACGAGGTCCTGTCCGGTCTGCGCACCCCCTCCGACCCGTATCTGCGGCGGATGCTGCACGTCTTCACCACCGAGGTCGCCCAGTCCGTCCGGCGGACCGCCGACGCGCAGTCGGACCTCGACATGATGCGGCGCGAACTCGCCAAGGGGACACAGGAACTCGAGCGGCTGACCAACGACACCCTGCCCGCCGCGGTGTCACTGCTGCGCGAGGGCAGTTCGGCCGACACCGTTCTCGCCAAGCTCGACTGGCCGACCAACCCGCTGCTGCGCTCCCCCGCCGAATCGTTCATCCGGGAACTCGCGTACAGCGAGCGCCGTTCCGCCGCCGCCCAGGCCGCTTCCGCGAAGGCGCTCAGCCGGGTCCAGGCCAAGACCGTCGGCATGCTCGCCGACCTCCGGGACATGCAGGACCGGCACGCCGGGGAGATCTTCGGCGATCTGCTGCGCCTCGACCACGGCACCTCCCAGCTGGGCCTGATGACCGACCGGTTGGCCCTGCTGATGGGTGGTCGCTCCAGCCGGGTGTGGAACAAGCCGATCGTGATGGAGAGCATCCTGCGCGGCTCCGTCGGCCGGATCGCCGCCTACCGGCGCGTGCGTCTGCACAACTCCAGCAAGGCGTCCATCGCGGGCTTCGCGGCCGAGGGCGTGATGCACCTGCTGGCCGAACTCATGGACAACGCCGCCAACTTCTCGCCGCCGATCGACGAGGTCCACGTGTACGTGGAGGAGCGCAGCGCGGGCCTCGTCATCACCATCGAGGACAGCGGCCTGAAGATGTCCGACGCCTCCATGCGCCGCGCGGAGGAGTCGGTGTCGGGCAAGGTCACCGACCTCGCCTCGCTCCAGGGCACCCGGCTCGGCCTGAGCGTGGTGGGACGCCTCGCCGCCAAGCACGGCATCAGCGTCAACTACCGCCCCTCCTCGCGCGGCGGCACCGGTGTCGTCGTACTGCTGCCGCCCCAGCTCGTGGCCCAGCAGCGCGAGCCGGTCGCTGCCGAACGTGTGCGTCCCGCCGCGGAGATCCCGGCCGCCGCACCGGCCCCCACGGCCGAGGAAACGTTCCCGGTACGGACTCCGCGGGCCACCGCGCCCGTGGACGAGGCGCCCCCGGCCGACATTCCCCGCAGGCGCACCGCGGCCACTCCGGGCGGACTGCCCGTCCGCGCTCCCGGCCGCACCATGGCCGAGGCGGAAAGAGGACGGCCGAAGACCACGTCCGAGCCGTCCCGGGCCGAGCCCGACGCGGACGGTCCGGCGCGTGACGCCGGCAGCCGGTTCGGCGCCTTCCACCGCGGCCGGCACGCCGCCGGTAACACCGGTGACCTGCCCGCCGCCCCCGGTGAGGACGCCGGACCCGACACCGGGCCCGGGACGGACGGCTAG
- a CDS encoding roadblock/LC7 domain-containing protein — protein METTDNSLTWLLMNLLERTPGTRHALVLSRDGLKLCWTEHLTLDQADQLAAICSGIQALAQGASVEFGDGTGGVRHSMTEFHGGLLFIVEAGQGAHLAVVAEESADPGVVGHQMTELVEQIGEHLRAEPRTPVTRGASA, from the coding sequence ATGGAGACCACTGACAACAGCCTCACCTGGCTCTTGATGAACCTCTTGGAGCGCACGCCGGGCACCCGCCACGCACTCGTCCTGTCCCGGGACGGTCTGAAGCTGTGCTGGACGGAACACCTGACCCTCGACCAGGCCGACCAGCTGGCTGCGATCTGCTCCGGCATCCAGGCGCTCGCGCAGGGCGCGTCCGTGGAGTTCGGCGACGGAACCGGCGGCGTCCGGCACTCCATGACCGAGTTCCACGGCGGCCTCCTGTTCATCGTGGAGGCCGGCCAGGGCGCGCACCTGGCGGTCGTCGCCGAGGAGAGCGCCGACCCGGGCGTCGTCGGCCATCAGATGACCGAGCTGGTGGAACAGATCGGTGAACATCTGCGGGCCGAACCGCGCACGCCCGTCACCAGGGGTGCCTCGGCGTGA
- a CDS encoding DUF742 domain-containing protein yields the protein MSRKPVDIGDPDRLYTVTGGRSEADDAFDLVTLIVSECEPTAGMQSEHVRILELCRHPTALVEVSAELKLPITVVRILLGDLHAMGKVSARHPRAADSVATLPETALLQEVLHGLRNL from the coding sequence GTGAGCCGCAAACCCGTGGACATCGGCGACCCCGACCGGCTCTACACGGTCACGGGCGGACGCAGCGAAGCCGATGACGCCTTCGACCTGGTCACGCTGATCGTCAGCGAGTGCGAGCCCACCGCCGGGATGCAGTCCGAGCACGTCCGGATCCTCGAACTGTGCCGGCACCCGACGGCACTGGTCGAGGTCTCGGCCGAACTCAAGCTGCCCATCACCGTGGTACGGATCCTCCTCGGCGACCTCCATGCCATGGGCAAGGTGAGCGCCCGTCACCCCCGCGCGGCCGATTCCGTCGCGACCCTCCCCGAAACCGCACTGCTGCAGGAGGTGCTCCATGGGCTCCGCAACCTCTGA
- a CDS encoding phospholipase, protein MRRHRPLFALTAAGAALTTALAAPAHAAEVPTAGVFYVQSAVTGLNAADSGGAVVQRNPKGNEDRQQWTLRATGASYVLESTDTAGSCLGRSGGQARTVACTGADAAWEITPTGTDRYRLKVPGADQYLTVGAKASGANYPAQLVVGAAGDPAAWYLTPVTSPTSPMPSTDRRTLDQVTFLTSHNAYANGVDGGFAPPFVNLVPNQSRGINQQLTDGVRGFMLDIHQTSDGAILCHNSCTLVSRPVALNVDIQRMVDFLRQNPNEFITVFLEDYVDPGVLRGELARVNGLSDVLYRPDRTGVRADGWPRMADLIAANDRLLLLTDHSRSADQSAGLTRDSFGVMYQREWTVENYWSMGSGLGSSDWSCYSRWYDANTNVPLTATAPPFRPLFVMNHFRDAAIASTATTDNTKLTDRAQRFCQPAARKKPNFLAVDRYDLGSPASAVATLNTYTY, encoded by the coding sequence ATGCGGAGACACCGCCCCCTGTTCGCCCTCACCGCCGCCGGAGCGGCCCTCACCACCGCCCTGGCCGCTCCCGCCCACGCCGCGGAGGTGCCCACGGCGGGAGTGTTCTACGTACAGAGCGCGGTCACCGGCCTGAACGCCGCCGACAGCGGGGGAGCGGTCGTCCAGCGCAACCCCAAGGGCAACGAGGACCGCCAGCAGTGGACGCTCCGGGCCACCGGCGCCTCGTACGTGCTGGAGAGCACCGACACGGCGGGCAGCTGTCTCGGGCGGTCGGGCGGTCAGGCGCGAACCGTGGCCTGCACGGGCGCCGACGCCGCGTGGGAGATCACGCCGACGGGCACCGACCGGTACCGGCTGAAGGTGCCCGGCGCCGACCAGTACCTGACCGTCGGAGCGAAGGCATCCGGGGCCAACTACCCGGCACAGCTGGTCGTGGGCGCGGCCGGTGACCCCGCCGCCTGGTACCTGACTCCGGTGACGTCCCCGACCTCCCCGATGCCGTCGACGGACCGGCGCACCCTCGACCAGGTCACGTTCCTCACCTCCCACAACGCCTACGCGAACGGCGTCGACGGCGGTTTCGCGCCGCCCTTCGTGAACCTCGTCCCGAACCAGAGCCGGGGCATCAACCAGCAACTCACCGACGGCGTACGCGGGTTCATGCTGGACATCCACCAGACCTCGGACGGCGCGATCCTGTGCCACAACAGCTGCACCCTCGTCAGCCGGCCGGTGGCGCTGAACGTGGACATCCAGCGCATGGTCGACTTCCTCCGGCAGAACCCGAACGAGTTCATCACCGTGTTCCTGGAGGACTACGTCGACCCGGGCGTCCTGCGCGGTGAACTGGCCCGCGTGAACGGCCTGTCCGATGTCCTCTACCGCCCGGACCGGACCGGCGTACGCGCCGACGGCTGGCCGAGGATGGCGGACCTGATCGCCGCGAACGACCGGCTGCTGCTCCTCACCGACCACAGCCGCTCCGCCGACCAGTCGGCCGGGCTCACCCGGGACAGCTTCGGCGTCATGTACCAGCGCGAGTGGACCGTGGAGAACTACTGGTCCATGGGTTCGGGTCTCGGCAGCTCCGACTGGTCCTGCTACAGCCGCTGGTACGACGCCAACACCAACGTCCCGCTCACGGCGACGGCGCCGCCCTTCCGCCCGCTCTTCGTGATGAACCACTTCCGGGACGCGGCGATCGCCTCGACCGCGACCACCGACAACACCAAACTCACCGACCGGGCCCAGCGCTTCTGCCAGCCCGCCGCCCGCAAGAAGCCCAACTTCCTCGCGGTGGACCGCTACGACCTCGGCTCGCCGGCCTCGGCGGTGGCGACCCTGAACACGTACACGTACTGA
- a CDS encoding adenosine deaminase: protein MTAPRNDSRNDSRVGSRPDTDTIRRLPKAVLHDHLDGGLRPATLVELAREVGHTLPATDPDALAAWYYEAANSGDLVRYIATFEHTLAVMQTREGLLRTAEEYVLDLAEDGVVYGEVRYAPELMLNGGLTLPEVVATVQEGLAAGMAKAAAAGTPVRVGTLLCGMRMFDRSREIADLAVTFRDAGVVGFDIAGAEDGFPPADHLDAFEHLRVENVPFTIHAGEAHGLPSIHQALQVCGAQRIGHGVRITDDIVDGKLGRVADWIRDRRIALEMCPTSNLQTGAATSIADHPITRLRELGFRVTLNTDNRLVSGTTMTREMSLLVDEAGWTLDDLRAVTVNALKSAFIPFEERNALIRDVVLPGYEVGPR from the coding sequence ATGACCGCGCCCCGAAACGACTCCCGTAACGACTCCCGTGTCGGCTCCCGTCCCGACACGGACACCATCCGCAGGCTCCCCAAGGCCGTCCTGCACGACCACCTTGACGGCGGCCTGCGCCCCGCGACGCTCGTCGAGCTCGCCCGCGAGGTCGGCCACACCCTCCCCGCCACCGACCCGGACGCGCTCGCCGCCTGGTACTACGAGGCTGCCAACTCCGGCGACCTCGTCCGGTACATCGCCACGTTCGAGCACACGCTGGCCGTCATGCAGACCCGCGAGGGCCTGCTGCGCACCGCCGAGGAGTATGTGCTCGATCTCGCCGAGGACGGCGTCGTCTACGGCGAGGTCCGCTACGCCCCCGAGCTGATGCTGAACGGCGGGCTCACCCTGCCCGAGGTCGTCGCGACCGTTCAGGAGGGCCTGGCCGCCGGCATGGCGAAGGCGGCCGCCGCCGGTACGCCCGTCCGGGTCGGCACGCTGCTGTGCGGGATGCGGATGTTCGACCGCAGCCGCGAGATAGCCGACCTGGCCGTGACGTTCCGGGACGCGGGTGTCGTCGGCTTCGACATCGCGGGCGCCGAGGACGGCTTCCCGCCCGCCGACCACCTCGACGCGTTCGAGCATCTGCGCGTCGAGAACGTCCCGTTCACCATCCACGCCGGCGAGGCCCACGGCCTGCCCAGCATCCACCAGGCGCTCCAGGTCTGCGGCGCCCAGCGCATCGGCCACGGCGTGCGGATCACCGACGACATCGTGGACGGCAAGCTCGGCCGCGTCGCCGACTGGATACGCGACCGCCGGATCGCCCTGGAGATGTGCCCCACCTCCAACCTCCAGACGGGCGCGGCCACCTCGATCGCCGACCACCCGATTACCCGGCTGCGTGAGCTGGGCTTCCGCGTCACCCTCAACACCGACAACCGCCTCGTGTCCGGCACGACCATGACCCGCGAGATGTCGCTGCTCGTCGACGAGGCGGGCTGGACCCTCGACGACCTGCGCGCGGTCACGGTCAACGCGCTCAAGAGCGCGTTCATCCCCTTCGAGGAGCGCAACGCCCTGATCCGGGACGTCGTCCTGCCCGGGTACGAGGTCGGGCCGCGCTGA
- a CDS encoding LysR family transcriptional regulator, which translates to MELRHLQHFVAVAEDQHFTRAAERLMVSQSGLSASIRALERELRAPLFVRTTRRVTLTEAGRALLTEAERILAQVRAAHDAVAAVQGVLRGTLSLGTEQCIAGVHVAPLLAEFRRRHPDVEIRLRQAGSGALAEDVAAGRLDLAFAVTTRADTEQLRSLPLTREPMTVVCHPAHRLAGGGPVTPHELGGEAFVDFHPDWGPRRTTDAAFAAARVQRTVTLEVNDVHSLLDLVEEGLGIAVVPRHFAHKRPALPTLPLKADTDTPYETVAMLPPPEATSPAARAFMSLLDTEVLADETVGSSARISG; encoded by the coding sequence ATGGAATTGCGCCATCTCCAGCACTTCGTCGCGGTCGCCGAGGACCAGCACTTCACCCGGGCAGCGGAACGCCTCATGGTGTCGCAGTCCGGCCTGTCCGCCTCCATCCGCGCCCTGGAGCGCGAACTGCGGGCGCCGCTGTTCGTCCGTACCACCCGCCGCGTCACGCTCACCGAGGCCGGACGGGCCCTGCTGACCGAGGCCGAGCGGATCCTGGCGCAGGTCCGCGCGGCCCACGACGCGGTGGCCGCCGTACAGGGGGTGCTGCGGGGCACGCTCTCGCTGGGCACCGAGCAGTGCATCGCCGGCGTGCACGTGGCCCCGCTGCTGGCCGAATTCCGCAGACGGCATCCGGACGTGGAGATCCGGCTGCGGCAGGCGGGCTCGGGCGCGCTCGCCGAGGACGTCGCCGCGGGCCGGCTGGACCTGGCGTTCGCGGTGACGACCCGCGCCGACACGGAACAGCTGCGGAGCCTGCCGCTGACCCGCGAGCCGATGACCGTCGTCTGTCATCCCGCGCACCGGCTGGCGGGCGGCGGCCCGGTCACCCCGCACGAGCTGGGCGGCGAGGCCTTCGTCGACTTCCACCCCGACTGGGGGCCGCGCCGCACCACCGACGCGGCCTTCGCGGCGGCGCGTGTGCAGCGCACGGTCACCCTGGAGGTGAACGACGTGCACAGCCTGCTCGACCTCGTCGAGGAGGGCCTCGGCATCGCCGTCGTACCGCGTCACTTCGCCCACAAGCGGCCGGCCCTCCCGACCCTCCCGCTCAAGGCGGACACCGACACTCCGTACGAGACCGTCGCGATGCTGCCGCCACCGGAGGCGACCAGCCCGGCGGCGAGGGCCTTCATGTCCCTGCTCGACACAGAGGTTCTGGCCGACGAGACGGTCGGTTCGTCGGCCAGGATCAGCGGTTAG
- a CDS encoding cytochrome P450 encodes MSDTTGSSSSKTPPPGCPAHGSAVHLGGLEYQQTPSQLYRTMRREHGAVAPVLLDGDVPAWLVLGYPEVSYVTSHDELFARDSRRWNQWPNIPADWPLMPFVGHQPSVLFTEGAEHQRRAGVITQALEGVDQFELARECQTIAEQLIASFGGSGQAELMNAYAHALPARAVLWMCGMPQGSADTEQLVDDLRISLDAGEGDDPVAAYMRVGARIMQLVKEKRENPGPDVTSRMLLDPADLSDEEIVQDLISVIAAAQQPTANWICNTLRLLLTDERFAVNVSGGRVSVGDALNEVLWLDTPTQNFIGRWAVRDTQLGGRLIREGDCLVLGLAAANTDPQIWPESHVGAENSSHLSFSNGEHRCPYPAPLLADVMARTAVETLLERLPDLVLGVDPSELTWRPSIWMRGLTSLPVQFTPAVH; translated from the coding sequence GTGAGCGACACCACCGGCTCCTCTTCCTCGAAGACTCCTCCACCGGGCTGCCCCGCGCACGGTTCCGCCGTGCACCTGGGCGGTCTGGAGTACCAGCAGACACCCTCGCAGCTGTACCGCACGATGCGCAGGGAACACGGGGCGGTCGCTCCGGTCCTGCTCGACGGCGACGTCCCGGCCTGGCTCGTACTCGGCTATCCCGAGGTCAGTTACGTGACCAGCCACGACGAGCTGTTCGCGCGGGACTCCCGGCGGTGGAACCAGTGGCCGAACATTCCGGCCGACTGGCCCCTCATGCCGTTCGTCGGTCACCAGCCGTCCGTGCTGTTCACCGAGGGCGCGGAGCATCAGCGCAGGGCCGGTGTCATCACCCAGGCGCTGGAGGGGGTCGACCAGTTCGAACTGGCCCGCGAGTGCCAGACGATCGCCGAGCAGCTGATCGCCTCGTTCGGCGGCAGCGGCCAGGCCGAGCTGATGAACGCCTACGCGCACGCCCTGCCGGCCCGTGCGGTGCTGTGGATGTGCGGTATGCCGCAGGGCAGCGCGGACACCGAGCAGCTCGTCGACGATCTGCGGATCTCGCTCGACGCCGGTGAGGGCGACGACCCGGTGGCGGCGTACATGCGCGTCGGGGCGCGCATCATGCAGCTGGTGAAGGAGAAGCGGGAGAACCCGGGGCCCGACGTCACCTCGCGGATGCTGCTGGATCCGGCCGATCTCAGTGACGAGGAGATCGTGCAGGACCTGATCTCCGTCATCGCGGCGGCCCAGCAGCCGACCGCGAACTGGATCTGCAACACCCTGCGTCTGCTGCTCACCGACGAGCGTTTCGCGGTCAACGTCTCCGGCGGCCGGGTCAGTGTCGGCGACGCGCTGAACGAGGTGCTGTGGCTGGACACACCGACCCAGAACTTCATCGGCCGCTGGGCCGTGCGCGACACGCAGCTCGGCGGGCGGCTCATCCGTGAGGGCGACTGCCTCGTCCTCGGCCTCGCGGCGGCCAACACGGATCCGCAGATCTGGCCCGAGTCGCATGTCGGCGCCGAGAACTCCTCGCACCTGTCGTTCAGCAACGGCGAGCACCGCTGCCCGTATCCGGCGCCGCTCCTCGCGGACGTGATGGCGCGTACGGCGGTGGAGACGCTCCTGGAGCGTCTGCCGGATCTGGTGCTGGGTGTGGACCCCTCGGAGCTGACCTGGCGTCCGTCCATCTGGATGCGGGGACTGACGTCGCTGCCGGTGCAGTTCACTCCCGCAGTGCACTAG
- a CDS encoding dienelactone hydrolase family protein, with amino-acid sequence MSETPRSTGAPAHQNVTFPSGGTTAHGYLALPPAGSGPGVIVIQEWWGLTDHIADVTERLAKEGFVALAPDLYGGNVAHESGEAYRMMQELPVPRGVELLSGAVDHLLAMPEVTSETVGSVGFCMGGGFVLYQAATDPRVRAAVPFYGVIQGEAPDFSGLKAQILGHYGERDTAIPVDSLTSLGETVREQSGITPDFRVYPADHAFFNDGRPEVHDPESSERAWRSTVEFLHAQLG; translated from the coding sequence ATGTCCGAGACGCCCAGGTCGACCGGGGCCCCCGCCCATCAGAACGTCACCTTTCCGAGCGGCGGCACCACCGCGCACGGTTACCTGGCACTGCCACCGGCCGGAAGCGGGCCCGGTGTCATCGTGATCCAGGAGTGGTGGGGGCTGACCGACCACATCGCGGACGTCACCGAGCGCCTGGCGAAGGAGGGCTTCGTGGCGCTGGCCCCGGATCTCTACGGCGGCAATGTCGCCCACGAGAGCGGTGAGGCGTACCGCATGATGCAGGAGCTGCCCGTGCCGCGCGGTGTCGAGCTGCTGTCCGGCGCGGTCGACCATCTGCTGGCGATGCCGGAGGTCACGTCCGAGACCGTCGGCTCGGTCGGCTTCTGCATGGGCGGCGGTTTCGTCCTGTACCAGGCGGCCACCGACCCCCGCGTCCGCGCCGCCGTCCCGTTCTACGGCGTCATCCAGGGCGAGGCCCCCGACTTCTCCGGCCTCAAGGCGCAGATCCTCGGTCACTACGGCGAGCGCGACACCGCGATCCCCGTGGACTCCCTCACCTCTCTCGGGGAGACCGTCCGCGAGCAGTCCGGCATCACCCCGGACTTCCGCGTCTACCCGGCCGACCACGCCTTCTTCAACGACGGCCGCCCGGAGGTCCACGACCCCGAGTCGTCGGAGCGGGCCTGGCGGAGCACGGTCGAGTTCCTGCACGCGCAGCTCGGCTGA